One window of the Sphaerochaeta associata genome contains the following:
- a CDS encoding SPFH domain-containing protein, translating into MEELYIILAITFFVILIVLKGIKQVPQGQAMIIERLGKYVRTLDSGINFIIPFLDRKRVVKHLNYKPDGLSAYCVDLREQVYDIPSQAVITRDNISLTVDTLIFYQIVEPHRALYEISDLIMAIRELSKTTMRNVFGEMDLDTSLSSRDTVNQRLRTILDEATDKWGVKILRVEIQDIVPPADLKEDMERQMRAERTRRQEVTIAEGKKQAAILEAEGIKQSLILNAQGESESRIMKAEAIKAEKILLAQGEAESIQLVQQAKAVGLDAVRKVYSEQGGSENLLMMEILRSQNEIAKDLANGTSQKIFLPTEAAGLFGSIKGIQELLATRQSLKDVNEA; encoded by the coding sequence ATGGAAGAGCTTTATATTATTCTTGCGATTACATTCTTTGTCATTCTGATCGTCCTTAAGGGAATCAAGCAAGTGCCCCAGGGCCAGGCGATGATCATCGAGCGGTTGGGAAAATACGTACGCACCCTGGATTCGGGCATCAACTTCATCATCCCCTTTCTGGACCGCAAGCGGGTGGTCAAGCACCTGAACTACAAGCCCGACGGGCTTTCCGCCTATTGCGTCGACCTTCGCGAGCAGGTCTATGACATCCCCTCGCAGGCGGTGATCACACGTGACAACATCAGCCTGACCGTCGATACCCTGATTTTCTACCAGATTGTGGAACCCCATCGTGCCCTGTATGAGATCAGCGACCTTATCATGGCCATACGCGAGCTCTCCAAAACCACCATGCGCAACGTCTTCGGAGAGATGGATCTCGATACCAGCCTCTCCTCACGCGATACGGTGAATCAACGGCTGCGCACCATCCTCGATGAGGCGACCGACAAATGGGGAGTGAAAATCCTTCGCGTCGAGATCCAAGACATAGTTCCCCCTGCAGATCTCAAGGAGGACATGGAGCGGCAGATGCGCGCCGAGCGTACCCGAAGGCAGGAAGTCACCATCGCCGAAGGGAAGAAGCAGGCCGCCATCCTTGAGGCGGAAGGAATCAAGCAGAGCTTGATCCTCAATGCCCAAGGTGAGAGCGAATCGCGTATTATGAAGGCTGAGGCGATCAAGGCGGAGAAAATCCTGCTCGCCCAAGGCGAGGCTGAATCGATCCAGTTGGTACAACAGGCAAAGGCGGTAGGTCTTGATGCGGTGCGCAAGGTCTACTCCGAGCAAGGCGGGTCGGAAAACCTGCTTATGATGGAGATATTGCGTTCACAGAATGAAATTGCCAAGGACCTTGCCAACGGGACAAGCCAGAAGATATTCCTCCCCACCGAGGCAGCCGGGCTGTTCGGGTCCATCAAGGGTATCCAGGAACTGCTGGCTACCCGGCAGTCATTGAAAGACGTGAACGAAGCGTAA
- a CDS encoding NfeD family protein: MNLWWVFVTVGILLMAMEVITPGFIIMWFGLATIVAAIPVYFGASTSVVLITFAVTLLILTVFVRRIFTNRLTSKRGVNTNAASLIGQQAVVIEPIDPLKATGKVRVRKEVWSATAKGTETLAVDQIVTVKALDGVKLLVAKE, encoded by the coding sequence ATGAATCTGTGGTGGGTTTTCGTAACAGTTGGAATTCTCTTGATGGCCATGGAAGTCATAACACCAGGGTTCATCATCATGTGGTTCGGGCTTGCAACCATAGTTGCAGCCATACCTGTCTATTTTGGTGCCTCAACGTCCGTGGTATTGATTACCTTTGCCGTAACCCTGCTCATTCTCACCGTGTTTGTACGGAGGATCTTCACCAATCGCCTTACGAGCAAGCGTGGGGTCAACACAAACGCAGCCTCCTTGATCGGCCAACAGGCCGTGGTCATCGAGCCGATCGATCCACTCAAGGCGACGGGGAAGGTGCGGGTTCGCAAGGAAGTCTGGAGTGCTACAGCAAAAGGTACAGAAACACTTGCCGTCGACCAGATAGTCACCGTGAAGGCGCTTGACGGTGTGAAGCTGCTGGTTGCAAAGGAGTAG
- a CDS encoding ABC transporter substrate-binding protein, which translates to MHKVVVCLTAILYMTADLVATGTSEAKSETGELVLYTSHATDWTEPIISEFEKHTGITVTLVSGGTGDLIERIHSEKEAPVADILWGGGSDSYQAIINLLQPYAHKHMSKVLDVTRDPGNRWHGTTIDPMVIIYNPTLVEEASAPKGWADLLNPAFKGNIAHADPERSGSAFMALVIQLLSMGGDNETGWTYMKRFVEALDGKVLTSSSAVYEGVADGRYAVGITYEEAALKSARAGADLKVVYPVEGSSKVPSPIAIIKGARNLGNARKFVDYILSKEVQTVMGDINRRTVRTDIQLPANMVPNNKLGDIPYDPLWVGGNKQRLLDRWNQLIDAQ; encoded by the coding sequence ATGCACAAAGTAGTCGTGTGCTTGACAGCAATACTCTACATGACGGCAGATCTCGTTGCCACCGGTACCAGCGAGGCTAAGTCTGAAACGGGGGAGCTGGTGCTTTACACCTCCCATGCAACAGACTGGACTGAGCCCATCATCTCGGAATTCGAGAAGCATACAGGTATCACTGTTACGCTTGTCAGCGGAGGCACCGGCGACTTGATCGAGCGAATCCACTCAGAAAAGGAAGCTCCTGTTGCCGATATTCTCTGGGGAGGAGGTTCGGACTCCTATCAGGCGATCATCAATTTGCTGCAACCGTATGCACACAAGCATATGAGCAAAGTTCTTGACGTCACCCGCGACCCGGGCAACCGCTGGCATGGTACCACCATCGATCCGATGGTGATTATTTACAATCCAACATTGGTGGAGGAAGCATCCGCACCCAAGGGTTGGGCTGATTTGCTCAATCCTGCATTCAAAGGAAACATTGCCCATGCAGATCCCGAGCGGTCAGGGTCGGCTTTCATGGCGCTTGTCATCCAGCTGCTCAGCATGGGGGGTGACAACGAAACCGGTTGGACGTATATGAAGCGCTTTGTAGAGGCCCTGGACGGGAAAGTCCTCACATCCTCCTCTGCAGTCTATGAGGGCGTAGCCGACGGCCGGTATGCAGTGGGAATCACCTACGAAGAGGCGGCCCTCAAGTCTGCAAGAGCCGGTGCCGATTTGAAGGTTGTCTATCCCGTCGAAGGTTCATCGAAGGTCCCCAGCCCGATTGCCATTATCAAAGGAGCAAGGAACCTTGGCAATGCCCGAAAGTTTGTGGACTACATCCTCAGCAAGGAAGTTCAGACAGTGATGGGCGACATCAACCGCAGGACCGTACGTACCGATATACAGTTGCCTGCGAACATGGTTCCCAACAATAAGCTTGGGGACATTCCCTACGACCCACTCTGGGTCGGGGGGAATAAGCAACGCTTGCTGGACCGCTGGAATCAGCTCATTGATGCACAATAA
- a CDS encoding response regulator codes for MEERLKVLVAEDETILRKGLILTTDWKALGMVVIAEADNGIDAQELALKLEPDILVTDIAMPGMDGLELIGILSDQLPDCECIIISGHAQFSYAQKALGYGVKGYILKPIDPKELMVVLSKAAKEIYNRKQEREKDLELEQLRELSERFLPTKVSTTKDYRDQYIQKAISVIEQHYAEHLNVADIAEHMGLSERTLSNLFKDRTGYTFLEYLTLYRMRIATSLLQQKERQVGEVALLVGYKDYRYFCKIFKSCFNVTPLEFKKGEL; via the coding sequence ATGGAAGAAAGGCTGAAGGTGTTGGTTGCCGAAGATGAGACCATTCTCAGAAAGGGCTTGATTCTCACCACCGATTGGAAGGCTTTGGGAATGGTGGTTATAGCCGAGGCTGATAATGGTATTGATGCTCAAGAACTTGCACTCAAATTGGAACCCGACATCCTGGTTACCGATATAGCGATGCCCGGTATGGATGGGCTTGAGCTTATCGGGATTCTTTCTGATCAATTGCCGGATTGTGAGTGCATTATTATCAGCGGGCATGCCCAGTTCTCCTATGCCCAGAAGGCACTCGGTTACGGAGTCAAGGGCTATATTCTCAAGCCTATCGATCCTAAGGAGCTGATGGTAGTGCTTTCCAAGGCCGCTAAGGAGATTTACAACAGGAAGCAAGAACGGGAGAAGGATCTCGAACTGGAACAGCTAAGAGAGCTTTCCGAGCGATTCCTGCCCACCAAAGTCAGTACCACGAAGGATTATCGTGACCAATATATCCAAAAAGCCATTTCCGTCATCGAACAACATTATGCGGAGCATCTGAACGTCGCCGATATCGCCGAGCATATGGGATTAAGTGAGAGAACACTCTCGAATTTATTCAAGGATCGCACAGGATATACTTTTCTTGAGTACCTGACGTTATACAGGATGCGAATAGCCACTTCTCTTTTGCAGCAAAAGGAACGACAGGTGGGTGAAGTCGCCCTTCTGGTGGGCTATAAAGACTATCGGTATTTTTGCAAGATTTTTAAAAGCTGTTTCAATGTCACCCCGCTCGAGTTCAAGAAGGGTGAACTGTGA
- a CDS encoding sensor histidine kinase, translating to MQRRFRKFFSQLLISYLLIGVLPLVIIGPLAYSLVRNVLLDRVRTTTIEVNERLFLQLQSLVGDTLTVLDAIATDQAFLPLYAPQISQEQQTNLYNALFLLLTARHLKPSVHVVSLDGQVRLNSVETPLEYTQQPYRSWGVLRKAFLANGADVLYLHAAQDGLGRILTLARYVKQASFEGFIILDVQFDQLAEVLETYVSAHFPYVAILDEHMTSSRMLNGIFSEQELDFIRQNRQSMHNPVSTINGQRFLLSVQTDRELAVSLASLYPLAQIDEITSIMATISISLGTLMTLLCFYLAYRYSRKASKPLDEVVALLKRVSEGDFSARTHITGNDEFSVLGESVNQMVMDMERLLLTNQQKEQSLRTAQIKALQAQTKPHFIFNCLELVKWYIMLNQSEEASATIVELGLLLRSTLDLAEGVITLEEELAIISHYLALQQRRMGERLIVEWDIDPELYTLIIPRFLLQPLVENALMHGLEKKRGKGSLTISAKREDASILFSIADDGVGMESQKAKSMASYREIADAMQEGTGLQNVQRRLSLNYGSACEFSISSEVGKGTTITIRIQQGALQWKKG from the coding sequence GTGCAACGACGATTCAGAAAGTTCTTCTCACAGCTACTGATCTCGTATCTCCTTATCGGCGTGTTGCCGTTGGTGATTATCGGTCCCCTGGCTTATTCTCTGGTGCGTAATGTTCTGTTGGATCGAGTACGCACAACAACAATAGAAGTCAATGAACGCCTCTTTCTTCAGCTTCAGAGCTTGGTTGGTGACACCCTGACTGTGTTGGATGCGATTGCCACCGACCAAGCCTTTCTTCCTCTGTATGCACCACAGATTTCTCAGGAACAACAAACCAATCTCTATAATGCACTGTTTCTTCTGCTCACCGCCCGCCATCTCAAACCCTCGGTGCATGTAGTATCACTTGATGGCCAGGTTCGATTGAACTCCGTTGAGACTCCTCTGGAGTACACGCAACAACCCTATCGTAGCTGGGGTGTTCTTCGAAAAGCATTCCTTGCGAATGGAGCGGACGTGTTGTACCTCCATGCCGCTCAGGACGGACTTGGGCGAATACTTACACTCGCCCGCTATGTCAAGCAAGCCTCCTTTGAAGGCTTCATTATTCTCGATGTTCAATTTGATCAACTTGCTGAGGTGTTGGAAACGTACGTATCTGCACACTTTCCGTATGTGGCAATACTCGATGAGCATATGACAAGCAGTCGAATGCTCAATGGCATATTCAGCGAGCAAGAGCTTGATTTTATCCGACAGAACAGGCAAAGCATGCATAACCCGGTATCCACCATCAACGGCCAACGCTTTCTTCTCTCTGTTCAGACCGACCGTGAGCTTGCGGTCTCGCTAGCTTCTCTCTATCCACTGGCCCAAATCGATGAGATTACTTCCATTATGGCTACCATCAGTATTTCACTGGGCACACTGATGACCCTCTTGTGCTTTTATCTTGCCTATCGATACAGTCGCAAAGCTTCCAAGCCGCTGGATGAAGTTGTTGCATTATTGAAGCGTGTCAGCGAGGGTGATTTTTCTGCTCGCACGCACATCACTGGCAATGATGAGTTTAGTGTGCTTGGTGAATCGGTGAACCAGATGGTAATGGACATGGAGCGATTGCTGCTGACCAACCAACAAAAGGAGCAGAGCCTCAGGACGGCACAAATCAAGGCTTTGCAGGCGCAAACCAAGCCTCACTTCATATTCAACTGTCTTGAGTTGGTTAAATGGTACATCATGCTCAACCAGTCCGAGGAAGCTTCCGCCACAATTGTTGAACTTGGATTGCTTCTTCGCAGCACGCTGGATTTGGCCGAGGGAGTGATTACCCTCGAGGAGGAACTGGCAATTATCTCTCACTATCTGGCTTTACAGCAACGTAGGATGGGAGAACGTTTGATAGTTGAGTGGGATATTGATCCGGAACTTTATACACTCATAATCCCCCGCTTTCTGCTTCAGCCGCTCGTGGAGAATGCCCTTATGCATGGACTTGAGAAGAAACGGGGAAAGGGGAGCTTGACCATCAGCGCAAAGCGGGAGGATGCTTCCATACTCTTCAGTATTGCCGATGATGGGGTCGGCATGGAGAGCCAGAAGGCGAAGTCCATGGCTTCTTATCGGGAAATCGCCGACGCCATGCAGGAGGGTACAGGCCTGCAGAATGTCCAAAGACGACTTTCGCTCAACTATGGCAGTGCTTGTGAATTCTCCATCAGCTCTGAAGTAGGCAAGGGGACTACCATTACGATTCGTATACAGCAAGGAGCGCTGCAATGGAAGAAAGGCTGA